Genomic DNA from Alicyclobacillus fastidiosus:
TGTTGAGCCAGCCAAGCACCAGACATCCAGACCAATTGGCAAACAGGGTCGCAATGTTGAGCCCGTTCCACGTCCCCAGCCATTCACTGACGCCATAGCGCAGAATGGCGCCAAAAAAACCACCGATTGCCACGGCGAGATAGGCCATGCTAACTGCGCCTCCTTCCTCGTTGCCAAACACGAAAGCGTCGCGAGATACAGGCTTGAATACGGCCTGTCCAAAGTATGTCCTCAAGTATAGAGAAGTGAAGAGATGGTCGTAAAGTGGTTGTGTGGGGAATGCATGGCCGTTCTGTATGCGGAGTGGGGACGGTGGAGTTTTTTCCGGACCTTTGGGAATCTTACGCGATAGTATTGGGCGAAGTGCGCTATGCAGGCGCACGGGAAGCGTGATCGCCGGGGGATTTGCATTGGGAGGAGGAAGCCGAACTGAGAAACAGATACGCGCAATTGCCGAGTGGAGATTATGTAGTATACGCGCCTCGCGTCATCCGAGGATACCCACAAGCTGGCGTAGAGGTGCCGTTTTACGTCAGTGCACCCGATTTCGATCGGGTCGCGGCGTGGGATGGCACCTGGATTGCCAGTTGGAGCCGCTGTGGCACCTTGCCATCCATCGGCGGTTGCTCCGGCGAGCTAGGAGAAACAGGAACCGCGAAGCACAGGGGCGTGAAACTCCACCGCTGGATTTACGAGGGTCGCAAAGGTACCGTGCCTTCTCGCCTCGTCATGAGCTACCGAAACCACAACCCTATCGATAATCGCTGGGACAACCTGTGGGTGTCCCATCCGCGTGCGGCGCAGCGCCGGCAGAAACACGAGAAACCGGCGTTTGACGCGAGTGGTTTGACTTGTACCGGTATTCCAGTGAGTAGTCGGCGGGGGCGGGACTTATTTCGCGAGTCGGCCTATTTCGGCAGTATTCTGCTTGGGCGCTACCGACCTCACGCACCGACGGAATCCGTGGATGAGCGCCTGTACATGGAATGGGACCATCGCATCGCGCACATGCTTCTCGTCGAAGAACTACCGCGTCAGGACATCTACAACCAGTTGATCACGCTCAAGATGACGCGTGACCAAATTGACGGCCTTGGGTTACACATCGAGTCGTTCGACGAGCTGAAGCCGAGGGTCGACTTGCACATCCAGCGCATCCTGCAGCGGCTCTGGTGGGCGCCAACGTTTCTCGATCCCGCTTGATATCCGAATGCATCACGAACGTTCGAAGCAGTTGTACAACCTCGGCGCGATAGGCTGTGTGCTGGCTTCGTGTGACCGATGACCACAATTCCCCGCCTCCGGATAAATGAGGCGTCGCGCGATTGCATATACTGTGAACAACTTGTACTGGCTGTCCGACGTCCCTTCAGGACAGCGGATGGCCGATGGTCTTGGAGGAGGTCGCACCATGTGGCCCACGAGCCGTTATTTTCGGGCGACGCTGTCCATTTTTTTGACGTTGCTGTGCATTTATTTAATCGGACTCCTACGCGGTTTCTTCTCGGACATCTGGGCGGTGGTCAGCGCGGTCGTCTACCCATTTCTAGCGTCGCTGATCGTGAGTTACGTTCTTCAGCCGCTCGTCGACTTGCTCGCACGCCGTCGCGTTCCGCGGGGCGCCGCCATTCTTCTGATCTATTTCACGTTTGTGCTGCTCGTGGTCGTCGCAGTGCTCAATGCTGTGCCTGTCATCACGAAACAGGTAACGCAACTGGTGGCCAACATGCCGGGGATGGTCGTGCAGGTGAATCACTGGATCGACATGGTCAACGCGCACAAACAGTACTTGCCAGACACAGTGCGCATCGGTGTGGAAAACGCCTTGAATCAAGTGGAGCGCAACTTGACGCAGTCGGTGTCAGGCGTCTTTTCTTTTATCTCGGGCGCCGTAAACATCGCCTTCATCGTCGCCCTGGTGCCTTTTTTGGTGTTCTACATGCTCAAGGATGGCCGCTCGATCGGCCGCGGTGCCGTGCGGTTGGTACCGAAGTCGCGGCGGGAGCAGGTGCAAGAATTGATGGTCAGTGTGGACCACACGCTAGGCAGCTACATCCGCGGGCAATTTCTCGTGATGCTGGCGCTCGGCGTCCTGGCTTTCGCCGGTTATCTGATTGTGGGCATGCCGTACGCCCTTCTGTTGGCCATCTTTTTGGCGGTCGCCGACATCATACCGTATTTGGGGCCGTTTATTGGAGCGGCCCCAGCGGTGTTCTTGGCGATGACGGTCAGCCCTGCCATGGTCATTAAGGTGCTCATCGTCAACGTCATCGTGCAACAGTGTGAGGGAAACCTGATCTCGCCTCAGATTATGGGGAGGACGCTCAAGTTGCACCCGATGGCCATCGTCGCCGCCTTGCTCATCGGCGGGGAGCTAGGTGGACTACTTGGGCTCATTGTCGCAATTCCCTTGCTCGCGGTGCTGAAAGTAGTGTGGACCAACATTCAGGAGGAACGGCATAAGTCGCAGATCTGAGGGCTCCTGTCGGCATTTGTTGAAAAATCGGCAATTGGGTTTGACAGTCTTCTCCTGCAACCGCTAAAATACAGGCACGAATGAAAGCGATGCGGAAAACGAGTACGCCGATTCTACGTTGTTCAGAGAGGATGCCCTTGGCTGGGAGGCATCTCGAGGTGGGCGGCCGAAGCTACTTTCCAAGCGCGTGACGAAACCACGCCGGGGATCGCCCGTTACTGCGATTGTGAGGGACAGCGTCGATTTGCTTTTGGCGCTGTAACCAGGGTGGTACCGCGAGAACAACTCTCGTCCCTGTTGGGATGAGGGTTTTTTTGTGTTTATCGCAAGAAGGAGGACATTGACGTGAAACCTTTATCTGGTCAACAAATTCGCCGGTTGTACAAGGAATTTTTCGCCGAGCGGGGGCACAGCATCTTCCCGAGCGCCAGCTTGGTGCCACATGACGATCCGACGCTGCTCTGGATCAACGCCGGCATGGCGCCGCTCAAACCTTACTTCGATGGCCGCGAGATCCCCGAGAACCCGCGGATTGTCAGCTCGCAAAAGTGCATCCGCACGAACGACATCGAGGAAGTCGGTCAGACCGCGCGGCACCAGACGTTTTTCGAGATGCTCGGCAACTTTTCGTTTGGCGACTACTTTAAGCAGGAAGCCATCACGTGGGCCTGGACATTTCTGACGGAAGTGCTTGAGCTCGATGGGACGCGTTTGTCGGTCACCATCCACGAAAATGACGACGAGGCGTTCGACATCTGGCACAATCGCGTTGGACTTCCAGAAAACCGGATCTATCGCGGGTCAGAAGATAACTTTTGGGAGATCGGTGAAGGTCCATGTGGTCCGTGTTCGGAGATCTTTTACGATCGCGGTGAACAATTTGGCTGCGGCTCGAGCGACTGCAAACCAGGCTGCGATTGCGACAGGTTCCTCGAGATCTGGAACCTCGTGTTCACGCAGTACAACAAGGGCGCCGATGGAGAGTACACGCCTTTGCCGAAGAAAAACATCGATACCGGGAGCGGACTCGAGCGCTTGGCCTCTGTCCTTCAGGACGTTCCTAACAATTTCGAGACCGACTTGTTCCGGCCCATTATCGATAAGACGGGCGACATCGCCGGCCGGGCGTACGGTGACCGCTCGGAAGACGACGTACACTTTAAAATTGTTGCGGATCACTTGCGCACGGTGGCGTTTGCCATTGGCGATGGCGTGCTTCCTGGCAACGAGGGCCGCAGTTACATCATCCGCCGCCTGTTGCGCCGTGCCGTTCGCAGCGGCCGTCGCCTGGGCATCGAAAAGCCGTTCATGTATCGGCTCGTCGACGTGGTGGACGAGGTCATGGGTGCCGACTATCCAGAAGTCCGCGAGAAGCGGGATTTGATCGCTCGCGTCGTCAAGACCGAAGAAGAGCGGTTCCACGAGACGTTGACCGAAGGGGAAGCGCTGCTCGCTGACCGCATCGTCGCTTTGAAGGACAAAGGGGAGAGCGTCATCTCCGGAGCGGATGCGTTCAAACTTTATGACACGTATGGGTTTCCGATCGATTTGACGATTGAAATCGCTAGTGAGTCGGGCTTCACGGTGGACCGCGAGGGGTTTGACAAGGAGCTCGAACAACAAAGGGAACGCGCTCGGGCGGCTCGTCACACCAGCGAGGGAATGAGCAGCCAACGCGGTGTGTTGGAGGCGTTTACGACCCCGTCCACATTTGTCGGTTACGGGCAGTTGACCGCGGATGCACAGATTATTGGGTTGGTTCGAGACGGCGACTGGATCGACGGCGCTGGCGTCGACGAAGAGGTTCAATTGATTCTGGACACGACGCCGTTTTATGCAGAGAGTGGCGGTCAGGTCGCGGATAAAGGGGAACTCGTCGGGCCGACGGGTCGAGCGCACGTGCTTGAAGTGAAAAAGGCTCCGCACGGCCAAACCGTCCATACGGTGCGGGTCGTCGACGGCACGCTGCACCCGAACGACACCGTGCGCGCCACAGTCGATGCTTCGCTGCGCAAGGACACCATCAAGAACCACACGGCCACGCACCTGTTGCACAAGGCATTGCGGGAAGTGCTCGGCACACATGTGGCGCAGGCCGGGTCATTGGTTGAGCCGGATCGATTGAGGTTCGACTTCTCGCACTTTGGCCCGCTCACGGACGAGGAACTTCGCGATGTGGAGCAGCGCGTGAACGCGGCGATTTGGCGCGATTACGAAGTGGCCATCGACGAGATGGACATCGATGCAGCCAAGGCCCTTGGGGCAATGGCGCTGTTCGGAGAGAAGTACGGTCAGCGCGTGCGCGTCGTCCAGGCTGGCGATTACAGCATCGAGCTGTGTGGTGGCTGTCACGTGGAACGGACAGGGCTCATCGGTCAATTCCTGCTTGTGTCGGAGACGGGCATCGGCTCTGGAACCCGCCGAATTGAGGCTGTGACGGGTCGTCACGCTTACGCACTCGTGACCGAGAAGCAAGAGGTTATCGACCGTGCGGCAGGGCTCTTAAAGGCCACGGAGGCCAACCTGGTGGATCGAATTCAGAAGGCGCTGGACGACATGAAACAGCTCGAGCGCGAACTCGACTCTGCGAAGGCGCGCTTGAACCACGCCCGCGTCGGAGAGTTGAAGGACCGCGTCGAGACGATCGCGGGCGTCCCGGTCACACGCGCGGTGTTGACCGACGTGGACATGGATGGTTTGCGGCAACTGGCTGATGAATTGCGGGCCGACAAGGCTTCGTACATTGTTGTGCTAGGTTCGGTACACAATGAAAGAGTACAATTTGTGGCAGCAGTCTCGAAAGACCTGCAAGGGCGCGGGTTTCATGCAGGGCAAATCGTCAAGGCCGTGGCTGCCGTGGCAGGCGGTGGCGGTGGCGGCCGTCCAGATATGGCACAGGCAGGTGCAAAGGACCCTGATAAACTGCAGGCGGCGATCGAAAAAGTTGAGGAGATTGTCATGTCTGTCGCAGGAAACTCGGGGGTTTAAAGAGAAGAAGGAAAACTGGAAGTATAGCGTTCTTTGACGCATTAGCGAGGTGGCGCACTTTGACCAGCCGCGATTTTGACAAGACGATGCGGTTTGAGACAAAATCTGAGAATGCCGAGGCGCGCCAAGCATTTCAAGTAGCATATCGCGCGCTGAAGGAAAAAGGGTACAATCCGATTTACCAAATTGCAGGGTATCTCATCTCTGGGGACCCGGCGTACATCACGAGCCATCTTGACGCGCGCAATACCATCCGACGGATAGAGCGCGACGACTTGATCGAAGAACTCGTGCGCGCTTATGCCGCACTCCATGGCGATGCGGATACTAGCAGTTGATTACGGAGAGCGTCGAGTTGGCTTGGCGCTCTCGGATCCGATGGGTTTTTTGGCCAGTGCGCTCAAGGTGATTCAGCGGCAATCGGACAAGCAAGTGGCCGCAGACATCGAATCGGTGGTGCGTGAGTACGAAGTCGAGCACATCGTGCTCGGCCACCCCATCACCATGGCGGGGGAAGTCGGACAAAAAGCACAGCACGTGGAGCGATTTCGGGCCCTCTTGGCCAATCTCGTCAGCGTACCTGTCGAGTTGTTTGACGAGCGGCTGACGACGGTGAGTGCACAGCGAGTGCTGCTCGAGGCCGATGTCAGTCGGAAGAAGCGCAAGGAAGTCGTGGATGCTGTCGCGGCGACCATTCTTCTACAACACTATCTCGACGCCAAGTCGCACTGAGCCGCAATGGCTCGGTGCGACCGCTTTGTACGGGGTCAATACGTCCTCACGCGGGGGAGGGGAAACAATCTGGGACGCAGTAACGGAAGAAGACGCAAGTTGACCGCAGTCGCCATCGGCATCGTCCTTTGTGCTGTGGTCGTCGTCATCGGTGCGTTCATCTGGTATCAGCGGGCTTTGTCGCCCGTCTCCAGCCAGTCGCAGACGCAAGACGTAGTCGTGTCACGCGGTG
This window encodes:
- a CDS encoding AI-2E family transporter, which encodes MWPTSRYFRATLSIFLTLLCIYLIGLLRGFFSDIWAVVSAVVYPFLASLIVSYVLQPLVDLLARRRVPRGAAILLIYFTFVLLVVVAVLNAVPVITKQVTQLVANMPGMVVQVNHWIDMVNAHKQYLPDTVRIGVENALNQVERNLTQSVSGVFSFISGAVNIAFIVALVPFLVFYMLKDGRSIGRGAVRLVPKSRREQVQELMVSVDHTLGSYIRGQFLVMLALGVLAFAGYLIVGMPYALLLAIFLAVADIIPYLGPFIGAAPAVFLAMTVSPAMVIKVLIVNVIVQQCEGNLISPQIMGRTLKLHPMAIVAALLIGGELGGLLGLIVAIPLLAVLKVVWTNIQEERHKSQI
- a CDS encoding IreB family regulatory phosphoprotein; translated protein: MRFETKSENAEARQAFQVAYRALKEKGYNPIYQIAGYLISGDPAYITSHLDARNTIRRIERDDLIEELVRAYAALHGDADTSS
- a CDS encoding HNH endonuclease — its product is MHWEEEAELRNRYAQLPSGDYVVYAPRVIRGYPQAGVEVPFYVSAPDFDRVAAWDGTWIASWSRCGTLPSIGGCSGELGETGTAKHRGVKLHRWIYEGRKGTVPSRLVMSYRNHNPIDNRWDNLWVSHPRAAQRRQKHEKPAFDASGLTCTGIPVSSRRGRDLFRESAYFGSILLGRYRPHAPTESVDERLYMEWDHRIAHMLLVEELPRQDIYNQLITLKMTRDQIDGLGLHIESFDELKPRVDLHIQRILQRLWWAPTFLDPA
- the alaS gene encoding alanine--tRNA ligase, coding for MKPLSGQQIRRLYKEFFAERGHSIFPSASLVPHDDPTLLWINAGMAPLKPYFDGREIPENPRIVSSQKCIRTNDIEEVGQTARHQTFFEMLGNFSFGDYFKQEAITWAWTFLTEVLELDGTRLSVTIHENDDEAFDIWHNRVGLPENRIYRGSEDNFWEIGEGPCGPCSEIFYDRGEQFGCGSSDCKPGCDCDRFLEIWNLVFTQYNKGADGEYTPLPKKNIDTGSGLERLASVLQDVPNNFETDLFRPIIDKTGDIAGRAYGDRSEDDVHFKIVADHLRTVAFAIGDGVLPGNEGRSYIIRRLLRRAVRSGRRLGIEKPFMYRLVDVVDEVMGADYPEVREKRDLIARVVKTEEERFHETLTEGEALLADRIVALKDKGESVISGADAFKLYDTYGFPIDLTIEIASESGFTVDREGFDKELEQQRERARAARHTSEGMSSQRGVLEAFTTPSTFVGYGQLTADAQIIGLVRDGDWIDGAGVDEEVQLILDTTPFYAESGGQVADKGELVGPTGRAHVLEVKKAPHGQTVHTVRVVDGTLHPNDTVRATVDASLRKDTIKNHTATHLLHKALREVLGTHVAQAGSLVEPDRLRFDFSHFGPLTDEELRDVEQRVNAAIWRDYEVAIDEMDIDAAKALGAMALFGEKYGQRVRVVQAGDYSIELCGGCHVERTGLIGQFLLVSETGIGSGTRRIEAVTGRHAYALVTEKQEVIDRAAGLLKATEANLVDRIQKALDDMKQLERELDSAKARLNHARVGELKDRVETIAGVPVTRAVLTDVDMDGLRQLADELRADKASYIVVLGSVHNERVQFVAAVSKDLQGRGFHAGQIVKAVAAVAGGGGGGRPDMAQAGAKDPDKLQAAIEKVEEIVMSVAGNSGV
- the ruvX gene encoding Holliday junction resolvase RuvX; amino-acid sequence: MALSDPMGFLASALKVIQRQSDKQVAADIESVVREYEVEHIVLGHPITMAGEVGQKAQHVERFRALLANLVSVPVELFDERLTTVSAQRVLLEADVSRKKRKEVVDAVAATILLQHYLDAKSH